Proteins from a single region of Candidatus Margulisiibacteriota bacterium:
- a CDS encoding slipin family protein: MQFIIFGLFLIVALVLVSIKQINQYERGLLFSFGRFTKILEPGWRLVLPVIQSFEKVDIRTKAVDVPEQDAITRDNVSIKINAVIYYKVFDAGRAIIEVENFYYAVSQLAQTTMRNAVGSVTLDELLTDREKVSQEICSIIDKLTDPWGIKVENVELKDITLSEEMKRVIAKVAEAEREKRAVITKAAGEVEASENLAKAAALMSSAARMVYSSSADHVYF; this comes from the coding sequence ATGCAATTCATTATTTTCGGTTTGTTTTTGATTGTGGCGCTGGTTTTGGTTTCGATCAAGCAGATCAATCAATACGAGCGCGGCCTGCTTTTTTCTTTTGGCCGGTTTACAAAAATTTTGGAGCCGGGCTGGCGGCTGGTGCTGCCGGTAATCCAGTCTTTTGAAAAAGTGGACATTCGCACCAAAGCGGTCGATGTGCCGGAGCAGGATGCGATCACGCGCGACAATGTATCGATCAAGATCAACGCCGTGATTTATTACAAAGTTTTTGACGCGGGCAGAGCGATTATCGAGGTCGAAAATTTTTATTATGCTGTGAGCCAGCTGGCGCAGACTACCATGCGCAACGCTGTCGGCTCGGTGACACTCGATGAGCTTTTGACCGACCGCGAAAAAGTTTCCCAGGAAATTTGTTCGATCATCGACAAACTGACCGACCCGTGGGGCATCAAGGTCGAAAATGTGGAATTAAAAGACATTACGCTGTCTGAGGAAATGAAGCGCGTCATCGCCAAAGTTGCGGAAGCCGAGCGGGAAAAGCGCGCGGTCATCACCAAAGCCGCTGGCGAGGTTGAGGCTTCGGAAAATCTGGCCAAAGCTGCCGCGCTCATGAGTAGCGCAGCCCGAATGGTTTACTCCAGCTCTGCAGATCACGTCTATTTTTGA
- a CDS encoding BrnA antitoxin family protein produces MNIIRMNSARMKKSVTAAMLKRAKQAAGREPNMTDPDAPDLSSLLSVEVKRRRGRPVKEIKKGVLSLRLATPYIDKLRNNGKGWQTRLREYVEQGIEAGAFLR; encoded by the coding sequence ATGAATATTATAAGAATGAATAGCGCGAGAATGAAAAAAAGCGTTACGGCGGCGATGCTAAAAAGAGCTAAACAGGCTGCTGGACGCGAGCCGAATATGACCGACCCAGACGCGCCGGATCTGTCCAGTCTTTTATCTGTCGAAGTGAAACGACGCAGAGGCCGTCCGGTAAAAGAAATTAAAAAAGGCGTTCTTTCTTTGCGGTTGGCCACGCCTTATATAGATAAACTGAGAAACAATGGTAAAGGCTGGCAGACACGCCTGCGCGAATATGTGGAGCAGGGCATTGAGGCCGGTGCTTTTTTGCGTTAG